The Alnus glutinosa chromosome 1, dhAlnGlut1.1, whole genome shotgun sequence region gtattttttttctacaCTGCACTAATCACAAGGCTAGTCACTCCTATGGTCTAATGCTCTACTACCCCTAGAGATAGCATATCAGCTGCTTTAGCTGCTGAACGGTTCACGTTTAGTTTATGTTCTCGGAGGCAGAGGATATTTGACAGTTCCATATAAATTGACCGTGAATAGTGTATTTTTTTCTACACTGCACTAATCACACGATATTGTAGATTTTTAGAAATTAATAAACTTAGAGTAAAGAAACCAGAGTCTACAAGCAACTTTTATTGCTGTTGATTCAAATAATGAGAAGAATAAATGCATACAAGCTTTAGAACGGAAGACGGGTACTGTACTTACAGTATCTCTTGTCTTGAAAGTttgtcaaattgtgattttaggAACAATATCAAGATACTTAGTTATTCTATTTCCTGAAAATCATACAAGTCACAATGATGCTCTAAGATAAATACTACTTGTGAGGAACTACATCCTCCTGACCTTGTTTTGAGGGAGTGTCCAAAGGACAGAGAAAGGGAATCTTGTTACTCCCTTTGCAAAAGTAATTTCCTCAACTTGAAGACCGATGAGTATAGTGAATGCTTAATAATTCTCTCTCATTCTGTTTTAGATGAATGTAGTTTTTAATCTTGATTCTGTTTTGGATAAAATTTATTCTAATTCCTGAACATCATACAAGTTACAATGATGCTCTAAGATAAATACATCACTAGTGAGGAACTGCATCCTGACCTTGTTTTAAGAAAGTGTCAGGGGGCAGAGAAAGGGAATCTTGTCACTCTCTttgcaaaaataattttccttaaCTTAAAGGACTGATGGGTGTAGTGACTGCTTAATAATTCTATCATTCTAACATACAGATCAAGGAAGATACAGCCCAAATTATAGGTCTCTCAGAGTCCATGTTGGCATCCATTTCCGGGATCACAGTAGCAGTAGTATGCATAGAGATAGAGCAGGAAAACTTTATTGAATTTGGATGCTACATTTACCGGGCTTCTCTGGCCATAATGGAGTTGCTGACAGCTGAGAGCTCCCCAGCAAATGCAATACAGATTCTACAAACTCTATCCAAAAACGTTGATTTGGCCAAGGATATCATGAAGAGATGCCAAGAAGGCACAGAACCAATTTCAGATAATGAGCTAAGAAGCATCATAGCACAGCTTGAAGGAGTGATAAAACACATGGGAGACTGCCTGAGCCTGATACCATCATCGTCATTTGGAGATCAAAAATATGCAGAAGTTGCTATCCGGTCTCTTTCAAATGAGATGCAGAATGCTGAATTTAGAATCAGCCAGACTCTAGCAAAGGCCTATGGGCTCAATACATATGGATTGTCTTTGGAGAAGCAATTGAAGGAACAAGAAGTATCAACAGAGCAAGATCTCTACCCCATTAGTGTTGAGGTTTCTTCAGACAATCCTCAGTTCTTAACTATGCCTCCTATGATGAAAGCATGTAAAAGCACCATTTCGGACAATGCTGGAAAACATGGGAAAATAAGAAGTTCCTCAACCACATTGCCACAGGTGGATCAGTACATAGAGCCTCTTTATGAAACTTTCTTTTGCCCTCTCACGCAGAAGATCATGGATGACCCGGTCACCATAGAAACAGGAGTGACCTATGAAAGGAAGGCAATAACTGAGTGGTTTGAGAAATTCAAAAACTCAGGGAAGAATATCTGCCCAACCACAGGGAAAAAGCTGGTAAGTACAAATCTCAACACCAATATAGCTCTGAAGTGGACCATAGAGGAGTGGAGGGAAAGGAATGACTCAGCCACCATCAAGGTTGCCAAGACAGCTTTGTCTTTAGCCAGTTCAGAGAGTATGGTACTCGAAGCAATAAAAGATTTGCAAAGTATCTGCCAAAGGAAACAATATAACAGTATAGAAGTTTTGAGTGTCGGAATATTGCCTTCGCTCCTAAAATTTCTAGAGTACAGAGACAGAGATGTTAGATGTGCAGCATTGGAACTATTACGACTACTTGCAGAGGAAGATGATGAATGCAAGGTTTTAGCTCTTTACCTGTTTCCTGAATTTCATTTAGAAAAACGATTAAAAAACAATACGGTGCTCTGGAACTTATCCTTAATGCTCATGTATACTTACGTGtttcaaaattatgaaaataaaaatgataacttGAGAGGTGACAGTGTAGTCTCTCTCAGTGATATAGACAAAGAAGCCCTATCAAAGAACTTTCATCAGTTACTGATATCCAATATTTTCTTGGGAGAATAGTTATATATTTGGACCTTTATCAACTACAATTGACCAATCCTTGGCTATAACTTCCAATTCATACAATCAAAACCTTCCCAAACAAGCTCTCGCACTTCTTGTTCTATCTCTCTGCTATTTCTATGTTATATTATGTGTTGGCATACAAGTATATGCCCTTACTTTAAAAGTACTAACGAAGAGCTTCTAAAACCATAACACTGAACATTGGTTGCTTTTTCTTGCAGGAAATAATTTATAAAGCAATGGATATTTCAACGGTAATTAAGATGCTGTCAAGTAGTCACCAGCCGATAAGGCATGCATCATTGCTGTTCTTGCTTGAACTTTCAAGATCCCTATCTTTGTGCAAGAAAATTGGGTCGGTTACTGGAGGGATGCTAATGCTGATCTCTATTAAATACAAACCTTCAATCGATGAATTTGCCTCAGAAAAAGCAGATGAAATCCTAAGGAACTTAGAGAGAGCACCAAATAACATTAAGCGCATGGCAGAATGTGGACTTTTGGAACCTCTTCTAAATCAACTCACTGAAGGTAATTTCAGAACTTCTTCTAGTCTTTCTAAGCCACCTCAAAcagttgaataaaataaatatattgaaaTAGAATAGGAAAGGtctttagaaaattattttgtaaGAAGCATAGTCTTAATTAATAACAGCTATTCGGAAAATTATGTGAAAGCCTAGAATTATTTTGGACTATTTCCAATGACCATATTGTTCAGCTTCAGAGCAGATCATATTATAAGCATAGTTAATAGAAACTCCTTGCCATCCAACAAAAATTAATGTTGACTAGAAGCAAATTGAATAACAGGTTGCGAAGAGACGAAAATGGAAATGGCGAGCTACCTTGGGGAAATTGCTCTCGGACAAGAGAGAGAAACCTGCGTGGCTGAGAGAGCTTCTCCCCCTCTCATCAAAATGGTTCAGAGTGGGAACACTTTGACCAGAAGGGAAGCATTTAAAGCTCTAGGTCGAATCTCATCCTACCGGCCAAATGGAAAAATACTTGTGGAAGCTGGAGTAGTACAAATTATGGTGGAAGAGATGTTCAGTAGGAGAATATGTGACGAGCCTGTGAACTCCAAAATAGAAGCAGCTGCAATAATAGCGAATATATTTGAGTCTGGACTTGACCTTGAGAACCTCCGAGTGAATAGTCATGGACACATCGTGTCTTCCAACTATTTTGCCTACAACATCATCTGCATGCTCAAGAACTCAACCCCTGATGAACTCAACGTCAACCTCATCAGAATTCTCTTGTGCCTGACAAAGACACCAAAATCAACAGCCATCATTGTCTCAGCGGTCAACACGACTGAAGCAAGCTACAACCTGACTGAATTCATCAATAATCCACATGAAGAACTTGGGGTACTAACAGTTAAGCTACTGTCTACACTTTCACCCTACATGGGACACATACTAGTAGAAAGACTATGCAAAACCAGAGGCCAACCTGAGAATCTAATACAGAGGCCGACTGACATAACCCAAATCACAGAGAGACATGCagtttcagcaaaatttttagCACAACTCCCTCACCAAAACCTGACACTCAACATAGCTCTTCAGGGCAAGAATGTAGTCGCGACGATCCTACAAACAATCAATCAAATCCAAAGAAGTGGAACAAGATCAAGCAGGTATGCAAGTGCTTACTTGGAAGGCCTGGTGGGCATTCTAGTCAGATTCACAGCAACACTATATGATCCTCAAATGTTGTTTCTAGCAAGAAACTACAATTTCACGTTAGTGTTCACAGAGTTGCTCATGAAGACATCAAGTGATGAAGTACAGAGGTTATCAGCAATTGGGTTGGAGAATCTCTCATCAGAATCAATAAGTCTATCAAAACCACCACAAATCCAGAAAACCAAGTCTGTGAGGTTACCCAAGTTCCTATCTTTTGGTTCATCAAAGTGGAGTAAAATACCAGTGTGCGCAGTTCACCGAGGGGCATGTTCTTCACAAAACACATTTTGTTTGGTTGATGCAAAGGCAGTTGAAAAGCTGTTGGCTTGCTTGGACCATGATAATGTTGAGGTGGCCGAAGCTGCATTGTCAGCTATATGTACATTGTTGGATGACAAAGTTGATGTAGACCAGAGTGTAAACATGTTGAGTGAAGTAAATGCCATAAAACATGTTCTTAAATTGGTGAAAGAGCACCAGCAAGAGGGTCTGTGGCAAAAGTCACTCTGGGTGATTGAGAAATTTTTGGTGAAAGGTGGCGACAAGTCTTCTTCAGATATATCACAGGACAGGTTGTTGCCTGCCACATTGGTGAGCGCCTTTCATCATGGGGATGGTAATACGAGGCAGTTGGCTGAGAAGATTTTGACGCATTTGAATAAGATGCCAAATTTCTCTACTAGCTAAATGATAGGACTAATGCAGAAATCACCTCTTTTTGTACGTGCGTTCATCTTGAGCACGAActgtttgagtttttttacCAAGTGATGAAGTTGTCGTAACAGGTCCTACAAACCTGGTAGAGGTGATTATTGAGTCCTTTAGTTTAGCAGTTCTAGTTGTTGAATGGATCCCATGTTTTTTAGTTGTGGTTTCTTGATTGTAGGACTTTATGTATATGTTATAAGTGTACATTCAAGTGTATTGCTAGATGAAGAAAACGGCTAATGCCTCCTGCATGTAACTGTCCTGCATGTAACTGTTATGCAGAAGACAAAGAGACATGGGATGGGTCCCACGTGAGACTCATGTGGTGGAACCCACCCATTTCTTTGATTCCTGCACAACAATCTTGTCTCGAAGAAAACAGCCGATCTTTTGTGCAATAATTCCAGCTTTGTTGTCACTTCTTTGACTTTAGttatgctctctctctcaagcctcAACCTTACAGAGATGATGACCTTTCAAGTATATCTGTTCTTCCTCTTATGTTCTTGTTGTAATTGTTAGTTCTGGATTTAATAATCTCAGCAAATATGGGGGATTTTTGTCATGATTCTGTCCGACCCACTTGTCTTGGCCTGCTATTCCTCCTTGAGGGAATCCGTAATATAGCATGCCAACTCTGGGCTGGCAATGCCGGAACGATCTTTATGTTATGGGCCTGCTAAAGTGGACAGCCGGAAGTAGCTTTGGACAGCATCAGCCCATGATGACAGGAAGGATCCGAGTGACAGAAGGGTCAGCCCAGAGGATGGAAGAATTCTGGTAGCAGAAGAGATCCTATCCGAGCTTCTAGAATAAGTCCACCTCACTTATGTTAATTTACTGTTTTATCCCTGTAACGGTGCGCCTAGGAGCATCTTTCAATTgtattccttttgttttgttttatgttaaCGTGGAAGGAGGAGCTGGCAatcggttagaatatattctaaccgatTGGGTTATTTAAAGGAAGGAGGAGGAAGAGTCAGGGCAAGCGAGAATATAGTTGAATTGTTCATCCTTTCTTGAGAGTTCGGGCCTCTCTAAGAGCCCTTATCTTTACTCAATACACTCCAAAATTCCATCCAGTTTGccatttcttctttgttcttaaaacaATCCctttacaagtggtatcagagctcagtcCTTCCTACCCATTGCTTCTGCGTTGATCGTTCTCgcccacaaatttttttttttttcctttcttctcatGGCTGACGGTACTCGTCTAGCTCACCTCACCGACTCTCTAAAAATCTGTCATGACCACATAGCCCAACAAGAAACTACCAATGCAGCTGTCCAGCAGCAGTTGACTGAGCTCACTGACATGTTCCGCACCTTTATTGCTACGCAGCCCAGACAGCAACCGGAACGTCCGCCTCCTGACGATCCGCCTCCCTTTCAGCTTCCCTTTGTTCCTGGCCGGGGGGATCATCGTGTTCCGGGTCGGGAAGGTCGTGTTGCCCCGAAAGGTCGTGAAGATCGTCTTCGGAATCCTCGGAGGCCAGTTGACCAGAATGGTTGGGATGTGCAAGACGATCACCAACTCAGGTTTCAGGATGATTTTCCTGATCGACGTGAGGATCAGTTGTTCCATACTCGTCCTTTCCGTTTAGAGTTCCCACGGTTTGATGGTGACAACCCTGCTAATTGGTGTTACAAGGCGAACCAATTTTTTGATTTCTATCAAACGCCTTTATATCACCGTCTTCGCATGGCCTCTTTTCACATGGAGGGAGAGGCTCTAATCTGGTTCCAGGACGCTGAGGACGCTGGCCAGTTTCCCACTTGGGATGCATTCCTCCAGGCCTTGCTCACCCGTTTTGGGCCAACCTATGATGACCCGATGGAAGCTTTGATGAGGCTTCGACAGGTTTCCACAGTGGCAGAATATACATCCCAGTTTGAGGCTCTGTCCAATAGGCTACGAGGGGTTTCGGAGCAAAACAGATTAAGCTGTTTTCTTAGTGGTTTGAAGGACGATATCCGCTTACCTGTGAGAATGTTACACCCACCTACGTTGGGAGCTGCGTTTGGGTTGGCTAAATTACAAGAGGAATATCTCCTCTCATTCCGGAGACCCCTCCGTGTTACATCATCTTCTGTCTCTTTTGGTCGACATCAATCTTGGGGTCAATCCAGTAGCTTACCTAGCTCGGCTCAGCCCAGTGCTTCGACCCCTTTGGCATTACCTACCAAAGCTGCCCCCGGACTACCAGTCCAACGTATTACTCCTGCTCAGATGAAAGAGAGACGTGACAAAGGTCTCTGTTATTACTGTGATGACAGGTGGCTGCCGAGACATAAATGTAAGTCTCCACGGTTATTCCTCATGTCCGGATTAGAATTGCCTTCGGAAGATCCTTCTGATGAAGTTTATTATGACTCTACCGAGGGAGTTGATACGGTTCCAGAGTTTGATATAGTGGAGTGCAAAGATCCTGAAATTTCTATCAGTGCAATTTCGGGTTCTTCAGGGTCCAAATCCATGCGTCTATTGGGAGTGTTGCAGTCACATGTGGTGAGCATCCTCATTGATTCAGGAAGTACCCACAACTTCCTGGATCCGGCTTTCTTGGCCAAAATACACCTTCCAGTATTATCCACTCCCAGCTTGCAAGTGAAGATTGCCAATGGGGAGACTATTCAATGCTTCGGTCGTGTCTCATCCGTCTCCCTCAAAGTGCAAGGTCAGCCTATTCAGGCAGATTTCTACCTCATTTCGTTAGGTGGTTGTGACATGGTCCTCGGGGTTCAGTGGTTACAAACCCTTGGACCGGTCCTTTGGGATTTTTCCCTTATGACTATGCAATATTCTGCCAATGGAGTCCCTGTCTTGTTGAAAGGTTTAGGGCCTTTGGAGTTTTCTATGGAGGATGGAGGTCAGTTTCTCAAATCTGATTTTTCAGCCAATAAGGGATTTTTCCTAAAACTCATTTGTGGCACTACCGACCAATCATGTCCACCATGCCCACCTGATATACAATCCCTTCTTCTTACCTACACCTCTGTTTTTACTGAGCCCACTGCCCTTCCACCCCCTCGTTCCCATGACCACAAAATTCCGTTATCTTGTTCCACTCCCATAAATGTTCGAGCTTACCGTTATCCTTACTTCCAAAAGtctgaaatagaaaaaattatccGAGCCATGTTATCTTCGGGAGTCATTCGCCCTAGCCAAAGCCCATTTTCTGCCCCTGTCCTTCTTGTCCGCAAGCCTGATGGTAGTTGGCGTCTATGTGTCGACTATCGCGCCCTTAACCACAAAACAATCAAGGACAAATTCCCTATTCCCATCATCGACGAATTGCTCGATGAACTTCATGGGGCAGTGGTTTTTTCCAAATTGGATTTACGTTCGGGATATCACCAAATAAGGATGCATCAAGATGACATCCCTAAGACGGCTTTCCGGACTCACGAGGGACATTATGAGTTCCTCGTCATGCCTTTCGGCCTTACAAATGCACCAGCCACTTTTCAAAGCCTTATGAATGACTTATTCAAGCCGTTTCTTCAACGATTTGTTCTTGTCTTCTTTGATGACATATTGATCTACAGTAGCTCCATGACTGACCATTTATTACATTTGCAAACTGTACTGCAGGTTTTAGTTCAACATCACTTGTTTGCAAAACTTTCAAAGTGTCGGTTTGCTGTACCTGAGATCGAGTATCTGGGACACCTGATTTCCCAGCATGGGGTACGGGCAGACCCTGCGAAGCTGGACGCCATGGTCTCTTGGCCTATTCCACAATCCATTAAAGCCTTGCGTGGATTCTTAGGCCTCACCGGGTATTACCGCAAGTTCATTCGCCATTATGGCTTGTTGGCGGCTCCTTTATCCAATCTGTTGAAGAAGAATTCTTTTGTATGGACTTCAGAGGCTACACAAGCTTTTGAAGCTCTTAAATTGGCAGTCTCTTCTCCTCCGGTTCTGCGTCTTCCAGATTTCTCCCTTCCATTTGTTATCGAGTGCGATGCAAGTGGCACGGGGATGGGAGCAGTTTTAATGCAAGAAGGTCGACCTCTAGCTTTCCTTAGTAAAGCTTTGAAAGGTCGGACACTCCTTCTGTCTACCTATGAGAAAGAGCTCCTCGCCTTGGTCACCGCTGTTCAGAAATGGCGTCCTTACTTGTTGGGACACCCTTTTATTGTCCGGACTGACCACCAGGCCCTGAAGTTTCTTTTGGAACAGCAGGTTGGCACCATAGCTCAACAACGTTGGTTATCAAAACTCTTGGGATACGATTTTGTCATCGAGTTTAAAAGTGGCCGGGATAACAAGGTAGCCGATGCTTTGTCAAGGCAAGGGGATGAGGTGTCTAACCAGGAGGAATTCTCAGTTTCCTTGATTTCTTTTCCTACCCCGGATTGGATTACAGACTTAAAATCCTCTTACATTGATGACACAAAGGCCCAGACTCTTTTGGATGAATTCAGCAAGGGTATACCTACTGTTCAAGGCTTCACTCTTCAGCAGGGTTTACTTCTCTGTAAGGGTCGTCTTTGGCTTGTCAAAGGGTCTGCCTTTCAGAATCAAGTTTTGGAGTATATTCACTCCAATCCAACTTCAGGCCATTCGGGTTTTCATAAGACCCTTGCCCGTGCTAAGACAAATTTCATTTGGAAAGGAATGAAGTCAGACATTAAGGCTTTTGTACGTGAATGTCGGGTTTGCCAGGAGAATAAACACGAAACAGTTTTACCGGCAGGTTTGCTACAGCCATTACCTATTCCCTCCCGGGTATGGTCGGACATTTCTCTTGATTTTATAGAAGGTCTCCCAAATTCTAAAGGTTCCTTTAACTCATCCTTTTTCAGCCTCACAAGTAGCTCAGGTCTTTTTTGCCAATATTTTCAAGTTGCATGGAATGCCATCTACCATTGTATCGGACAGAGACCCTACATTTACGAGCTCATTTTGGCGAGAGCTTTTCCGCTTACAGGGCAGCACTCTGGCCTTCAGCTCAGCCTATCACCCGCAATCGGATGG contains the following coding sequences:
- the LOC133870114 gene encoding putative U-box domain-containing protein 42, which translates into the protein MSIKEDTAQIIGLSESMLASISGITVAVVCIEIEQENFIEFGCYIYRASLAIMELLTAESSPANAIQILQTLSKNVDLAKDIMKRCQEGTEPISDNELRSIIAQLEGVIKHMGDCLSLIPSSSFGDQKYAEVAIRSLSNEMQNAEFRISQTLAKAYGLNTYGLSLEKQLKEQEVSTEQDLYPISVEVSSDNPQFLTMPPMMKACKSTISDNAGKHGKIRSSSTTLPQVDQYIEPLYETFFCPLTQKIMDDPVTIETGVTYERKAITEWFEKFKNSGKNICPTTGKKLVSTNLNTNIALKWTIEEWRERNDSATIKVAKTALSLASSESMVLEAIKDLQSICQRKQYNSIEVLSVGILPSLLKFLEYRDRDVRCAALELLRLLAEEDDECKEIIYKAMDISTVIKMLSSSHQPIRHASLLFLLELSRSLSLCKKIGSVTGGMLMLISIKYKPSIDEFASEKADEILRNLERAPNNIKRMAECGLLEPLLNQLTEGCEETKMEMASYLGEIALGQERETCVAERASPPLIKMVQSGNTLTRREAFKALGRISSYRPNGKILVEAGVVQIMVEEMFSRRICDEPVNSKIEAAAIIANIFESGLDLENLRVNSHGHIVSSNYFAYNIICMLKNSTPDELNVNLIRILLCLTKTPKSTAIIVSAVNTTEASYNLTEFINNPHEELGVLTVKLLSTLSPYMGHILVERLCKTRGQPENLIQRPTDITQITERHAVSAKFLAQLPHQNLTLNIALQGKNVVATILQTINQIQRSGTRSSRYASAYLEGLVGILVRFTATLYDPQMLFLARNYNFTLVFTELLMKTSSDEVQRLSAIGLENLSSESISLSKPPQIQKTKSVRLPKFLSFGSSKWSKIPVCAVHRGACSSQNTFCLVDAKAVEKLLACLDHDNVEVAEAALSAICTLLDDKVDVDQSVNMLSEVNAIKHVLKLVKEHQQEGLWQKSLWVIEKFLVKGGDKSSSDISQDRLLPATLVSAFHHGDGNTRQLAEKILTHLNKMPNFSTS